Within Dysosmobacter sp. Marseille-Q4140, the genomic segment ACCCACTGCCTGGAGCTGTGGCACGGCCCCACCAGCGCCTTCAAGGACATGGCGCTCCAGATGCTGCCCCAGCTGCTCTCCGCCGCCCTGCGCAAGACCGGGGAGAACAAGACCGTCTGCATCCTGGTGGCCACCTCCGGCGACACCGGCAAGGCCGCCATGGAGGGCTTCGCCGACGTGCCCCAGACCAAGATCATGGTGTTCTATCCCAAGGACGGCGTGTCCCGTGTCCAGGAGACCCAGATGGTGACCCAGGACGGCGAGAACGTAGGCGTGTGCGCCGTGGTGGGCAACTTTGACGACGCCCAGGCCGGCGTGAAGCGCATTTTCTCCGACGCCGCCATCCGGGAGACCCTGGCGCAGCGGGGCTATTTCCTCTCCTCCGCCAACTCCATCAACTGGGGCCGCATCCTGCCCCAGGTGGTCTACTATATCTCCGCCTACTGCGACCTGGTCCGGGACCGCCGGATCGTCATGGGGGACAAGGTGAACTTCTGCGTTCCCACCGGCAACTTCGGCGACATCCTGGCCGCCTACTACGCAAAGCGTATGGGCCTGCCCGTGGGCAAGCTGATCTGCGCCTCCAACTGCAACGACGTGCTGACCGACTTCCTGCGCACCGGCGTCTACGACCGCAACCGCCCCTTCCACACCACCATGAGCCCCTCCATGGACATCCTGATCTCCTCGAACCTGGAGCGGCTGCTGTTCGACCTGGCCGGGGAGAACGACTCCGAGGTCCGCCGCTACATGGACGCTCTGGCGGCCACCGGCCGTTATGAGGTGTCCGATGCCATCAAGAAGGCCC encodes:
- a CDS encoding threonine synthase, which encodes MKYLSTRDRSVRLDAAEAIEMGLSRDGGLLTPCEIPQIDEAFLNSLVHVRYQERAAKVMALYLTDYTEAELLTFAENAYGRSKFDTGAVAPVRTLDETTHCLELWHGPTSAFKDMALQMLPQLLSAALRKTGENKTVCILVATSGDTGKAAMEGFADVPQTKIMVFYPKDGVSRVQETQMVTQDGENVGVCAVVGNFDDAQAGVKRIFSDAAIRETLAQRGYFLSSANSINWGRILPQVVYYISAYCDLVRDRRIVMGDKVNFCVPTGNFGDILAAYYAKRMGLPVGKLICASNCNDVLTDFLRTGVYDRNRPFHTTMSPSMDILISSNLERLLFDLAGENDSEVRRYMDALAATGRYEVSDAIKKALAEQYWGGFCDEAGTTAAIAKYYKDYGYLIDTHTAVAASVMEQYRAASGDKTPTVFVSTASPYKFCDSVLTAIGQTPAGDGVELLDQLHDVTGTAVPRRLAALKGKARRFDLTCEKPGMDGVVLDFLK